A genomic window from Nosocomiicoccus massiliensis includes:
- the tpiA gene encoding triose-phosphate isomerase, whose translation MRTPFIAGNWKMHKTVNEAEAFLKELLTKDLPSGVDAAICAPFIHLDRLVQATNDKVGIGAENGHFEAQGAFTGEVSIDSLSDLGVDYVIIGHSERREMFNETDESVNKKVLKALEKDVVPIVCCGETLEERENETYIEKITTQIEKAFKDVDAEDAKKIVVAYEPIWAIGTGKSATSEDANKMCQLVRETIEKTFNTEISEAVRIQYGGLVKPENIKEYMSEPHIDGALVGGASLEVESFVALLEGAHNA comes from the coding sequence ATGCGTACACCATTTATTGCAGGAAATTGGAAGATGCACAAAACAGTTAATGAAGCAGAAGCGTTTTTAAAAGAATTACTAACGAAAGATTTACCAAGCGGAGTAGATGCGGCGATTTGTGCGCCGTTTATTCATCTCGATAGACTCGTTCAAGCGACGAACGACAAAGTCGGAATCGGTGCAGAGAACGGACACTTTGAAGCACAAGGGGCGTTTACTGGGGAAGTATCAATTGATAGTTTAAGTGACTTAGGTGTAGACTACGTCATTATTGGTCACTCTGAACGCCGTGAAATGTTTAATGAGACAGATGAATCCGTCAATAAAAAAGTGTTAAAAGCGTTAGAAAAAGACGTCGTACCGATTGTATGTTGTGGTGAAACGTTAGAAGAGCGCGAAAATGAGACATATATCGAGAAGATTACGACACAAATTGAAAAAGCTTTTAAAGATGTAGATGCTGAAGACGCTAAAAAAATTGTCGTTGCGTATGAGCCGATTTGGGCGATTGGTACAGGTAAAAGTGCGACGAGTGAAGACGCAAACAAAATGTGTCAACTCGTTCGTGAAACGATTGAAAAAACATTTAATACAGAAATTAGTGAAGCAGTACGTATCCAGTATGGTGGATTAGTAAAACCCGAAAACATTAAAGAATATATGAGTGAACCACATATTGACGGTGCACTCGTCGGTGGAGCGTCACTTGAAGTTGAAAGTTTTGTCGCGCTTTTAGAAGGTGCACACAATGCATAA
- the gpmI gene encoding 2,3-bisphosphoglycerate-independent phosphoglycerate mutase → MHKPVGLIILDGFGCRKETFGNAVKQAHKPNFDRYMSEYPNNRLVACGEDVGLPAGQMGNSEVGHLNIGAGRIVYQSLTRINKSIESKEFYKNKALNEAIDHALTNDSTLHIMGLLSDGGVHSHYNHMFEIIKLAKEKGVKRVYVHGFLDGRDVDQQSALTYIDEAERQFEAIGLGEFKTISGRYYAMDRDRRYERTKKTHDAIHYGAGPLFKTARTGVERAYEAEIYDEFVSPFIVGQKERFLKDNDSMIFYNFRPDRAVQLSKVFAEKGFDEFLIEPFENVKFTTFTKYDDSIDASIVFEKEDLVNTIGEVVSNAGMSQLRIAETEKYPHVTYFMSGGRHEEFNNEERILVNSPKVATYDLKPEMSAYEVKDKAINRLKKGNLDMMILNFANPDMVGHSGMLEPTIKAVETVDECLGEIVDEIISQGGVAVITADHGNADEVVQLNGEPMTAHTTNDVPVIVTKKGVNVASGRLADLAPTVLDLLGIDQPKEMTGKTLLQ, encoded by the coding sequence ATGCATAAACCAGTCGGTTTAATTATTTTAGATGGATTCGGTTGCCGAAAAGAAACGTTCGGTAACGCTGTAAAACAAGCGCATAAACCAAACTTTGACCGTTACATGAGTGAGTATCCAAATAACCGATTAGTCGCATGTGGCGAAGACGTCGGACTTCCAGCAGGTCAAATGGGGAATTCCGAAGTCGGACACTTAAATATCGGCGCAGGCCGTATCGTATACCAAAGTTTAACGCGTATTAATAAATCGATAGAATCAAAAGAGTTTTATAAAAACAAAGCGCTAAACGAAGCGATTGACCACGCGTTAACAAATGACAGTACGCTCCATATTATGGGACTATTGTCTGACGGTGGTGTGCATTCTCATTACAATCATATGTTTGAAATTATAAAACTCGCAAAAGAAAAAGGCGTGAAGCGCGTTTACGTACACGGATTTTTAGATGGCCGTGACGTCGATCAGCAATCTGCACTCACTTATATCGATGAAGCAGAAAGACAGTTTGAAGCGATCGGTCTTGGTGAATTTAAGACGATTTCTGGAAGATATTATGCGATGGATAGAGACCGTCGTTATGAGCGTACAAAAAAGACACACGACGCGATTCACTACGGTGCAGGGCCTTTATTTAAAACGGCACGTACCGGTGTAGAACGTGCGTATGAGGCTGAGATATACGACGAGTTTGTTTCGCCGTTTATCGTCGGACAAAAAGAAAGATTTTTAAAAGATAACGATTCGATGATCTTTTATAACTTTAGACCAGACCGTGCGGTTCAATTATCTAAAGTGTTTGCGGAAAAAGGTTTTGATGAGTTTTTAATCGAACCATTTGAAAACGTAAAATTTACGACGTTTACGAAATATGATGATAGCATCGACGCGAGTATCGTGTTTGAAAAAGAAGATTTAGTAAATACTATCGGTGAAGTCGTTTCAAATGCCGGAATGAGTCAGTTACGTATTGCAGAAACTGAAAAGTATCCACACGTCACGTACTTTATGTCAGGTGGCCGTCACGAAGAATTTAATAACGAAGAACGCATTCTCGTGAACTCGCCAAAAGTCGCAACGTATGACTTAAAACCTGAGATGAGTGCGTACGAAGTAAAGGACAAAGCGATTAATCGTCTTAAAAAAGGCAACTTAGACATGATGATTTTAAACTTCGCAAATCCAGATATGGTCGGACATAGCGGAATGTTAGAACCGACAATTAAAGCAGTGGAAACAGTTGACGAATGCCTTGGTGAAATTGTCGATGAGATTATCTCTCAAGGTGGTGTTGCAGTCATTACTGCAGACCACGGTAACGCTGACGAAGTCGTACAACTAAACGGGGAACCGATGACCGCACATACGACAAACGACGTTCCGGTCATCGTTACTAAAAAAGGTGTAAATGTAGCGAGTGGTCGACTTGCAGATTTAGCACCGACAGTGTTAGATTTATTAGGTATAGACCAACCAAAAGAAATGACGGGTAAAACTTTATTACAATAA
- the eno gene encoding phosphopyruvate hydratase encodes MPKIIDIYAREVLDSRGNPTVEVEVLTESGAFGRAIVPSGASTGEHEAVELRDGDDRYLGKGVQQAVENVNDIIAPEIIEGEFSVLEQVSLDKVLIALDGTKNKAKLGANAILGVSMATAHAAANYLGQPLYKYLGGFNATELPVPMMNIINGGEHADNNVDIQEFMIMPVGAKTFKKALQIGTEVFHELKKVLQDKGLQTAVGDEGGFAPNLDSNEEALETLITAIKGAGFTPGEDIVLAMDVASSEFYNAETKTYELKGEGKSFTASELVDWYVQLCDKYPIISIEDGLDENDWDGHKELTEKLGSKVQLVGDDLFVTNTVKLEKGIEEGVGNSILIKVNQIGTLTETFEAIEMAARAGYTSVISHRSGETEDTTIADIAVAVNAGQIKTGAPSRTDRVAKYNQLLRIEDELYETAIYKGKNAFFNLR; translated from the coding sequence ATGCCTAAAATTATTGATATTTATGCGCGTGAAGTATTAGATTCAAGAGGTAATCCAACAGTTGAAGTTGAAGTATTAACAGAAAGTGGTGCATTTGGACGTGCAATCGTTCCGTCTGGTGCATCAACAGGTGAACATGAAGCAGTTGAATTACGCGACGGTGATGACCGTTATTTAGGTAAAGGTGTACAACAAGCAGTAGAAAACGTAAATGATATTATCGCTCCAGAAATTATCGAAGGCGAATTTTCAGTACTTGAGCAAGTATCATTAGATAAAGTACTCATCGCATTAGATGGTACAAAAAATAAAGCAAAACTCGGTGCGAACGCAATTTTAGGTGTGTCAATGGCAACTGCACATGCAGCAGCAAACTACTTAGGCCAACCACTATACAAATATCTAGGTGGATTTAACGCAACAGAACTTCCAGTACCGATGATGAACATCATCAACGGCGGAGAGCATGCAGACAACAACGTCGACATTCAAGAGTTTATGATCATGCCAGTTGGTGCGAAAACATTTAAAAAAGCTTTACAAATAGGTACGGAAGTATTCCACGAGTTAAAGAAAGTGTTACAAGATAAAGGTCTTCAAACAGCAGTTGGTGACGAAGGTGGATTTGCACCGAACTTAGACTCAAACGAAGAAGCACTTGAAACGTTAATCACTGCAATTAAAGGTGCAGGATTTACTCCAGGTGAAGATATCGTACTTGCGATGGACGTTGCATCGAGTGAGTTTTACAATGCAGAAACAAAAACTTACGAATTAAAAGGTGAAGGTAAATCATTCACAGCTTCAGAACTTGTGGATTGGTACGTTCAGTTATGCGATAAGTATCCGATCATTTCAATTGAAGACGGGTTAGATGAAAACGACTGGGACGGGCATAAAGAGTTAACAGAAAAACTCGGCTCTAAAGTTCAACTTGTCGGGGATGACCTATTCGTTACGAACACTGTAAAACTTGAAAAAGGTATCGAAGAAGGCGTCGGTAACTCTATTTTAATTAAAGTAAATCAAATCGGTACGTTAACTGAAACATTCGAAGCTATCGAAATGGCAGCACGTGCAGGATACACATCAGTGATTTCACACCGTTCAGGTGAAACAGAAGATACGACAATCGCTGACATCGCTGTAGCGGTAAACGCAGGTCAAATTAAAACTGGTGCACCGTCACGTACAGACCGCGTTGCGAAATACAATCAGTTACTAAGAATCGAAGACGAATTATATGAAACTGCGATTTACAAAGGTAAGAATGCGTTCTTTAACTTACGCTAA
- the secG gene encoding preprotein translocase subunit SecG — translation MYTALIVLLIIVCISLIAVVLLQSGKSAGLSGAISGGAEQLFGKQKARGMDLILHRMTVVLSVMFFLIMILLTYVS, via the coding sequence ATGTATACAGCTTTAATCGTATTACTGATCATTGTGTGCATTTCACTTATCGCGGTCGTTTTACTCCAGTCAGGTAAGAGTGCTGGACTATCAGGAGCAATAAGTGGTGGTGCAGAACAGCTCTTTGGTAAACAAAAAGCAAGAGGTATGGATTTAATATTACACAGAATGACAGTTGTTTTATCTGTCATGTTCTTTTTAATAATGATTCTATTAACATATGTCAGTTAA
- a CDS encoding alpha/beta hydrolase, with amino-acid sequence MKVRMPGNFEFSEGTKDYAVLLLHGFTGNTSDVRQLGRFLEKNEVPSYAFNYEGHTESPENILKSSPYVWYKQAIDKYDELKESYDKVFVVGLSIGGVLALKLSMDRDVEALATICSPMTLKTESELLNNFKIYAEMFKKRFEHKEDGQIKRELESYTDASIFTDIKKIIGSTRDRLGEVTEPIFVAQGKLDDVIDINSAEIIIDEVGSDDKQLKYYENSGHVLTIDKDKEELFEDYYAFLNRNL; translated from the coding sequence ATGAAAGTAAGAATGCCTGGAAATTTTGAGTTTAGTGAAGGTACAAAAGACTATGCGGTACTTTTACTTCATGGATTTACAGGAAATACGTCAGACGTGCGACAACTCGGGAGATTTTTAGAAAAGAATGAAGTTCCGAGCTACGCATTTAATTATGAAGGGCATACTGAAAGTCCTGAAAATATATTAAAATCGTCGCCATATGTGTGGTATAAACAAGCAATTGATAAGTATGACGAGTTAAAAGAATCGTATGACAAAGTATTTGTCGTTGGTCTATCGATTGGTGGAGTGCTTGCGTTAAAGTTATCGATGGACCGTGACGTTGAAGCGTTAGCAACGATTTGTTCGCCGATGACGCTAAAAACGGAAAGTGAATTACTCAATAACTTTAAAATATACGCTGAGATGTTTAAAAAACGTTTTGAACATAAAGAAGACGGGCAAATTAAAAGAGAGTTAGAAAGTTACACCGACGCATCGATTTTTACAGATATTAAGAAGATTATAGGAAGTACGAGAGACCGTCTCGGGGAAGTGACAGAACCGATATTTGTCGCTCAAGGAAAACTCGATGATGTGATTGATATAAATAGTGCTGAAATTATAATCGATGAAGTCGGCAGTGACGATAAGCAATTAAAATACTATGAAAACTCTGGTCACGTTTTAACGATTGACAAAGACAAAGAAGAATTATTTGAAGATTATTACGCGTTTTTAAACCGTAATTTATAG
- the rnr gene encoding ribonuclease R, with product MRDFKDEVLEIIDRDTYTPMTTEAFESELDIHDAEDFKALIKALVSLEESDIIRRTKKNKYVKVVTSKVVKGTLSMHKRGFAFLRPEEEGVDDVFIPPNEINGALDGDTVLCTVEESMRGENHEGRVVKIIEHNVTKLVGKYEGSKGFGFVVPDSLTYNTDIFIPSEQNLGAVSGHKVLVEITKFPKNNTDNPEGHITKILGHENDPGVDILSIVYSHGIDIDFSDDVLEQVENIPDHVLEEEKKGRVDLTKQMTITIDGEDAKDLDDAISVEKLSNGNYELTVSIADVSHYVKEGTPLDKEAYNRATSVYLVDRVIPMLPHKLSNGICSLNEGVERLAMTCQMEIDTNGTVVNHRIFESVIQSDKRTTYTAVNKILEENDEATKISHGEITDMIIHAGELAKILRRKRDKRGALDFDFNEAQIIVQRDGTPEDIVLRNRGKGEKLIEEFMLVSNETIAENFHWLDLPFIYRIHEDPKEDKLRQFFEILTSFGIFVKGKGNSVHPHALQEILDEVKDTPEDTVISMMMLRSMQQAKYSYQSLGHFGLSTEFYTHYTAPIRRYPDLMVHRLIRTYLIEKDTSPQTIQKFKEKLPEIASHSSERERRAVDAERDTNDLKKAEYMQQHIGERFEGVISGVMNFGMFVELPNTVEGLVHMNNLGDDYYNYNERMMALIGERTGKIFRMGDKVEIEVENVNIAERLIDFTVVGITPRKKVKEEQKDKQKPKYIDSNGRKKNKVRDQTKKPKGKKPFYKSAPKRNRKRK from the coding sequence ATGAGAGATTTTAAAGACGAAGTGTTAGAAATAATTGATCGTGATACGTATACACCGATGACAACTGAAGCGTTTGAAAGTGAACTGGATATTCACGACGCAGAAGATTTTAAAGCACTCATAAAAGCTTTAGTCTCTCTTGAAGAGTCGGACATTATACGTCGCACAAAGAAAAATAAGTACGTCAAAGTTGTGACTTCAAAAGTCGTTAAAGGTACGTTATCTATGCATAAGCGTGGATTTGCATTTTTACGTCCGGAAGAAGAAGGGGTAGATGACGTATTTATTCCGCCAAATGAAATTAACGGCGCATTAGACGGAGACACTGTACTCTGTACGGTAGAAGAGTCGATGCGTGGTGAGAATCATGAAGGTCGCGTTGTAAAAATTATCGAACATAACGTGACAAAACTCGTCGGTAAATATGAAGGGTCAAAAGGATTCGGATTCGTCGTACCGGATTCCCTTACGTATAATACGGATATTTTTATCCCAAGTGAGCAAAATTTAGGTGCTGTTTCCGGTCATAAAGTGCTCGTTGAAATTACGAAATTCCCTAAAAATAACACCGATAACCCGGAAGGTCATATCACAAAAATTCTCGGACATGAAAATGATCCGGGTGTCGATATTTTATCTATCGTATATAGTCACGGTATTGATATCGACTTTAGTGATGACGTACTTGAACAAGTCGAAAACATTCCAGACCACGTACTCGAAGAGGAAAAGAAAGGTCGCGTCGATTTAACGAAGCAAATGACGATTACAATCGACGGAGAAGACGCAAAAGATTTAGACGATGCGATTTCTGTCGAAAAGTTAAGTAACGGAAACTACGAGTTAACAGTAAGTATTGCGGACGTATCACATTACGTAAAAGAAGGGACACCACTCGATAAAGAAGCGTATAACCGAGCGACGAGTGTCTATTTAGTCGACCGAGTGATACCGATGTTGCCGCATAAATTATCAAATGGTATATGCTCGTTAAATGAAGGTGTCGAGCGACTTGCGATGACGTGTCAGATGGAAATTGATACGAATGGAACAGTCGTAAATCATCGTATTTTTGAAAGTGTTATTCAATCGGACAAACGTACGACATACACAGCAGTTAACAAAATATTAGAAGAAAACGATGAAGCGACAAAAATCTCACATGGTGAAATTACAGATATGATTATCCATGCAGGTGAACTCGCTAAAATATTACGCCGTAAACGCGATAAACGTGGAGCGTTAGACTTTGATTTTAACGAAGCACAAATTATCGTTCAACGCGACGGCACGCCTGAAGATATCGTTTTACGTAACCGCGGAAAAGGTGAGAAGTTAATCGAAGAATTCATGCTCGTATCGAACGAGACGATCGCTGAGAACTTCCACTGGCTCGATTTACCGTTTATTTACCGTATTCACGAAGATCCAAAAGAAGATAAACTTCGTCAATTCTTCGAGATTTTAACGAGCTTTGGTATTTTCGTTAAAGGTAAAGGGAACTCTGTGCATCCGCACGCGTTACAAGAAATTTTAGATGAAGTAAAAGATACCCCTGAAGATACAGTCATTTCGATGATGATGTTACGTTCGATGCAACAAGCGAAATATTCATATCAATCACTCGGACATTTTGGATTATCGACAGAATTCTATACGCACTACACAGCACCGATTCGTAGATATCCAGATTTAATGGTACACAGACTGATTCGTACGTATTTAATCGAAAAAGATACGAGCCCACAAACAATTCAAAAATTTAAAGAAAAATTACCAGAAATTGCGTCGCATTCATCTGAACGTGAACGCCGAGCAGTAGATGCTGAACGCGATACGAACGACCTCAAAAAAGCAGAATATATGCAGCAGCATATCGGAGAACGCTTTGAAGGGGTAATATCAGGGGTTATGAACTTCGGTATGTTCGTTGAACTACCAAATACAGTCGAAGGACTCGTTCATATGAACAACTTAGGCGATGACTATTATAATTATAACGAGCGTATGATGGCGCTAATCGGTGAACGTACAGGCAAAATATTTAGAATGGGCGATAAAGTAGAAATCGAAGTTGAAAACGTTAATATAGCAGAGCGTTTAATCGATTTTACAGTCGTCGGAATAACACCGCGTAAAAAAGTAAAAGAAGAACAAAAAGACAAGCAAAAACCGAAATATATCGATTCAAATGGTCGTAAAAAAAATAAAGTGAGAGACCAAACGAAAAAACCGAAAGGCAAAAAGCCGTTCTATAAAAGTGCACCGAAAAGAAATAGAAAAAGGAAGTAA
- the smpB gene encoding SsrA-binding protein SmpB, producing the protein MKKHHGKVLAQNRKASHDYIIEDTIEAGIVLKGTEIKSIRKGSVSLQDAFCRDFKGEMFVYNMHVAPYEEGNRFNHDPLRQRKLLLHKAQIDRLIGYLHNPGHALIPLRLYIKNGVCKVLIGYAKGKKKYDKRHDLKQKQMKRDIDRALKERNQ; encoded by the coding sequence ATGAAGAAACATCACGGAAAAGTACTCGCTCAAAACAGAAAAGCAAGTCATGATTATATTATTGAGGATACGATTGAAGCGGGAATCGTATTAAAAGGGACTGAAATCAAATCGATTCGTAAGGGATCTGTTAGTTTACAAGACGCATTTTGCCGTGATTTTAAAGGTGAAATGTTCGTCTATAACATGCACGTCGCCCCTTACGAAGAAGGAAATAGATTTAACCACGACCCGTTAAGACAACGAAAGTTACTGCTCCATAAAGCACAGATCGACCGACTGATCGGTTACTTGCATAATCCAGGACATGCTTTAATACCACTTAGACTCTATATTAAAAACGGAGTATGTAAAGTACTGATTGGATATGCAAAAGGTAAAAAGAAATACGATAAGCGTCACGACTTAAAACAAAAGCAAATGAAACGTGACATCGACCGTGCGCTAAAAGAGAGAAACCAATAA
- a CDS encoding WxL domain-containing protein, which yields MKNKLLVSSLTLAATSILIASPIIAAVHQSAESEAKVTFTAPEDTPEILDPETLEPQTPEDGDVTNNKGPLSLDFVSNIDFGSHEIPVSAETYEAVTEKPFIQVTDRRGTGQGWSVSAQASNFEQNGQNTLNDSTITFSNGESASPLEGLEAPVVQQNIVLTTGGDSAPVVEAAGRGENESISNAQGLGTWVIRWLKGEGNDTNEKVKLSVPQGQASAGEHTSTITWTLYDGPGNN from the coding sequence TTGAAAAATAAATTATTAGTATCATCCCTAACACTCGCAGCAACTTCGATATTAATAGCGTCACCAATTATTGCGGCAGTACACCAAAGTGCTGAATCTGAGGCGAAAGTTACCTTTACTGCACCAGAAGATACTCCAGAAATTTTAGACCCTGAAACTTTAGAACCACAAACTCCTGAAGATGGTGATGTAACAAATAATAAAGGACCATTATCATTAGACTTTGTATCTAATATCGACTTTGGTTCTCATGAGATTCCGGTATCAGCCGAAACGTATGAAGCTGTTACAGAGAAACCATTCATTCAAGTTACAGACCGCCGTGGTACTGGACAAGGATGGAGTGTAAGTGCACAAGCTTCTAACTTTGAACAAAATGGTCAAAATACTTTAAATGATTCAACAATCACATTTTCAAATGGTGAAAGTGCATCTCCATTAGAAGGCTTAGAAGCACCAGTAGTTCAACAAAATATTGTATTAACAACAGGTGGAGATAGTGCTCCAGTTGTTGAAGCAGCAGGCCGTGGTGAAAATGAAAGTATTTCTAATGCTCAAGGTTTAGGTACATGGGTTATTAGATGGCTAAAAGGTGAAGGTAACGATACAAATGAAAAAGTTAAATTATCGGTACCACAAGGGCAAGCTTCAGCAGGGGAACATACTTCAACAATTACATGGACTCTATATGACGGACCAGGTAATAACTAA
- a CDS encoding DUF916 and DUF3324 domain-containing protein, with product MKRIKLLLISVFVLFNLIPTTVYANEEVPYSLRAIPSENQVDELNTYFDLAVEKNKTENLQVEVFNNSDKKIIVEVSANTGATNSNGLLIYDGSIDEFDDSLKHNFTDMTDVLTPTLEIEPHDSKTAEISVAMPDEDFEGTILGGIRFLLKDDSEEKGEGVQIKNNYAYEIAVVLNDKNNDKDLKEKIELNDVRAGLISGRTGLHVNFSNKSPILMTGTQIKGAVYKKGSDEPLYERQEDNFSIAPNALFNYPISFENQKLQVGDYVFKGTIKTKDNEFKFEKDFRITKDEAEEANEEAVELEKTDWKIFALIGSAIVILGLLIALIFMMLKRKK from the coding sequence ATGAAAAGAATTAAATTATTATTAATTTCTGTATTTGTTTTATTTAATTTAATCCCAACTACTGTATACGCAAATGAAGAAGTACCTTACTCATTACGAGCAATTCCTTCTGAAAATCAAGTCGATGAATTAAACACTTATTTTGATCTCGCTGTAGAAAAGAATAAAACAGAGAACTTACAAGTTGAAGTCTTTAATAACTCAGATAAAAAAATTATAGTTGAAGTAAGCGCGAACACTGGTGCTACTAATAGTAACGGATTATTAATTTATGACGGATCTATCGACGAATTTGATGACTCTTTAAAACATAACTTTACAGATATGACAGATGTTTTAACACCTACTTTAGAAATAGAACCACATGATAGTAAAACAGCAGAAATTTCTGTTGCAATGCCAGACGAAGACTTTGAAGGAACTATTCTTGGTGGAATTCGATTTTTATTAAAGGATGATTCAGAAGAAAAAGGTGAAGGTGTTCAAATTAAAAACAACTATGCGTATGAAATTGCGGTAGTGTTAAATGATAAAAATAACGACAAAGATTTAAAAGAAAAAATTGAATTGAACGATGTACGTGCTGGATTAATTAGCGGTAGGACAGGTTTACATGTTAACTTTAGTAATAAATCTCCTATTTTAATGACGGGTACACAAATTAAAGGTGCTGTTTATAAAAAAGGTAGCGACGAACCTTTATATGAAAGACAAGAAGACAACTTCTCAATCGCACCAAATGCATTATTTAATTATCCGATTTCTTTTGAAAATCAAAAATTACAAGTAGGCGACTATGTATTTAAAGGTACAATTAAAACGAAAGATAATGAATTTAAATTTGAAAAAGATTTTAGAATCACAAAAGATGAAGCTGAAGAAGCAAATGAGGAAGCTGTAGAATTAGAGAAAACAGACTGGAAAATATTTGCACTAATTGGATCAGCCATTGTAATTTTAGGATTACTAATTGCACTAATATTTATGATGTTAAAACGTAAAAAATAA